From a single Nicotiana tomentosiformis chromosome 2, ASM39032v3, whole genome shotgun sequence genomic region:
- the LOC104103476 gene encoding AAA-ATPase At5g17760-like, whose amino-acid sequence MASLSSIPSASSMFQAYASMTASITLLKTMLNQVVPRQVQYYIVSKIRSYYRPHSSNITLVIGEKDGIAINEVYNAAEIYLSAKTSPEFQRFRVSKKPKDPNVNVKFGNCGKITDSFEGIQLVWRYVHEAGTKNFSQDGDSGRGNFASEKRTYFELSFKKQHKEKIVNCYIPFVLEKAKVMSDEKKVVKLNSLANGPTYNSILWDSVNLEHPSTFETLALETALKKAIIEDLDRFLKRKEFYRRVGKAWKRGYLLYGPPGTGKSSLIAAIANYLKFDIYDLDLSHIRRDSDLRKLLLSTKNRSILVIEDIDCSVDLPERTQNRTNHAEYGRSRDREVSVLVTQIPYLIFGTCI is encoded by the coding sequence ATGGCGAGTTTGTCAAGCATTCCTTCAGCCTCGTCAATGTTCCAGGCCTATGCCTCAATGACTGCTTCAATAACCCTTTTAAAGACAATGCTGAATCAAGTGGTTCCTCGTCAAGTCCAGTACTATATTGTCTCCAAAATTCGTAGTTATTATCGTCCTCATTCATCAAACATAACTCTGGTTATAGGAGAAAAAGATGGCATAGCTATCAACGAAGTCTATAATGCTGCTGAAATCTACTTGTCAGCCAAAACCAGCCCCGAATTTCAACGTTTCAGAGTTAGCAAAAAACCTAAAGACCCAAACGTGAACGTAAAATTCGGCAATTGTGGAAAAATTACTGATTCTTTTGAAGGGATTCAATTGGTCTGGAGGTACGTTCACGAAGCTGGCACAAAGAACTTCTCACAAGACGGTGATTCTGGTCGTGGTAATTTTGCTTCTGAGAAACGTACTTACTTTGAGCTAAGCTTCAAAAAGCAACACAAGGAAAAAATCGTGAATTGTTACATCCCTTTTGTACTTGAAAAAGCCAAAGTCATGTCTGATGAGAAAAAGGTTGTCAAGTTGAATTCTCTAGCTAATGGTCCAACTTATAATTCTATACTTTGGGATTCCGTCAACCTTGAGCACCCTTCAACTTTTGAGACACTAGCATTAGAAACAGCACTGAAGAAAGCTATAATAGAGGATCTTGATAGGTTTTTAAAGAGGAAAGAGTTTTATAGGAGAGTAGGAAAAGCTTGGAAAAGAGGATACTTGTTGTATGGACCACCAGGGACAGGAAAATCAAGTTTGATTGCAGCAATAGCTAATTATCTAAAATTTGATATTTATGATTTAGACTTGTCTCATATAAGGAGAGACTCCGATTTGAGAAAGCTGCTGTTGAGCACCAAGAATAGGTCTATACTTGTCATTGAAGACATTGATTGCAGCGTGGATCTGCCTGAGAGAACTCAAAATCGCACTAATCATGCTGAATATGGTCGTTCACGAGATCGTGAGGTTAGTGTTCTCGTCACCCAAATTCCTTACCTTATTTTTGGAACATGTATTTAA